A DNA window from Patescibacteria group bacterium contains the following coding sequences:
- the dnaB gene encoding replicative DNA helicase, producing the protein MAREQNNSQSKDKTSGKSAYSGIRVPPQNIEAERSILGAVLLDKDAIIKVADSVWPEDFYDSRNGIIFEAMLRLFESRMPIDIVTLSEMLEKASQIETVGGSSYLADIVNSTPSAANVVHYSKIVKEKAILRRLVSAGTDITELGFDEEGNISETLDKAEQKLFSVSQNSLKNKFMPIKDVLTEAFDRIDKIHKDKDKGALRGVSSGFRDLDGVTAGFNKSDLIILAARPAMGKTSFALNLAENAAIDDKIPVAIFSLEMSKDQLVDRLLSSQAGVDSWKLRTGNLSDDDFPKIGYAMGVLSEAPIFIDDTPSANVMEIRAKARRLQMEHGLGLIIIDYLQLMQGHSRNSDGNRVQEISEISRGLKGLARELDIPIIALSQLSRAVEHRDDKRPQLSDLRESGSIEQDADIVMFLYREEYYNQDTEKKGITEILIRKHRNGPTGNIELFFNPSQMRFNDLERKRVSQAEE; encoded by the coding sequence ATGGCTCGCGAGCAAAACAATTCACAATCTAAAGACAAGACGTCTGGCAAGTCCGCATATTCTGGCATACGTGTGCCGCCCCAAAATATTGAGGCAGAGCGTAGCATTCTGGGGGCCGTCCTTTTGGACAAAGATGCGATTATCAAGGTGGCTGATTCTGTCTGGCCAGAAGACTTTTATGATTCTCGCAACGGTATAATTTTTGAAGCGATGCTTAGGCTTTTCGAAAGTCGTATGCCGATTGATATCGTGACCCTCTCTGAAATGCTTGAAAAAGCGAGCCAGATCGAGACTGTCGGCGGATCGAGCTATCTAGCTGATATTGTCAACTCTACTCCGTCAGCCGCCAATGTGGTCCATTACAGCAAGATTGTGAAGGAAAAGGCGATATTGCGCCGCCTGGTCTCTGCTGGTACCGATATCACCGAGCTTGGTTTTGATGAAGAGGGAAACATTTCTGAGACACTTGATAAAGCCGAACAGAAACTCTTCTCTGTCTCTCAAAATTCTCTCAAAAACAAATTTATGCCGATCAAGGATGTCCTGACCGAGGCCTTCGACAGAATCGACAAAATTCACAAGGACAAGGATAAGGGAGCGCTTCGTGGAGTTTCTTCGGGTTTTCGTGATCTAGATGGTGTTACTGCTGGATTCAACAAATCTGATTTGATCATCCTAGCCGCTCGACCTGCTATGGGTAAAACTTCCTTTGCTCTGAATTTGGCCGAGAATGCGGCGATTGATGACAAGATACCGGTTGCAATATTTTCGCTCGAGATGAGCAAAGATCAGCTCGTGGATCGTCTCCTCTCCTCTCAGGCTGGCGTAGACTCCTGGAAGCTCCGAACTGGTAATCTTTCCGACGACGATTTTCCAAAGATTGGCTATGCCATGGGCGTGCTTTCTGAGGCGCCGATATTCATAGACGATACTCCTAGCGCCAACGTGATGGAGATACGAGCCAAGGCTAGACGCCTTCAGATGGAGCACGGCTTGGGACTGATCATCATCGACTATTTGCAGTTGATGCAGGGCCACTCCAGGAATTCTGATGGCAATCGTGTCCAGGAAATTTCAGAAATTTCCAGAGGTTTGAAGGGCTTGGCCCGTGAACTCGATATTCCAATCATCGCTCTCTCTCAGCTTTCTCGTGCGGTCGAACATCGTGATGACAAGAGACCACAGCTTTCTGACCTTCGTGAATCTGGCTCGATCGAGCAAGATGCTGATATCGTGATGTTTCTTTATCGTGAAGAGTATTATAATCAGGATACTGAGAAGAAAGGTATCACCGAAATACTTATTCGCAAACATAGAAATGGTCCGACTGGTAATATCGAGCTTTTCTTCAACCCTTCACAAATGCGCTTCAATGATTTGGAGAGAAAACGAGTCTCGCAGGCGGAAGAATGA